The nucleotide window TTGTCGGGGATGAAGAGCCACGCTACGCCGGCGTAGTACCAGAACCCCTGGCGCCCGTCGGTCTGAAAAACCATCAGCCCGGTAGGGGGGCTGGTAATCCGGGCGCGGGTAGTGGAGTCCATGCGCGGAATCAGCAGGCCCTTGCCCGTGGCGTTAATATCCAGGGCTGCCGCCGTTGCGGGCAGGCCGGCCGAGCCGATGCGTACGCCGCCGGTTTGCGCCAGCGAGGCCGTAGCGGTGGCCACAAGTGCCAGGGTCAGAGTCAGAAATAGTTTCATGAGCAGCCGATAAGGTAGTGGTTTAAAGCTATTTTATTTATACTAATCCACGAAAGTTTTTACTGTTAATGACGCCTCCAGGAAGGTGAACGACGCCTATTGGGGTGCCACGCCTGCAGGCAGGCGTTTGAAAACGCCTGCCTGCAGGCGTCGCGTCGCTTCTCAACCGTGCCGCTGAGCCTGGCCCTCCGCAACTCTGAACCGGCTTTTGAAGGCAGCAGGCTGATGCAGGTAAGGGCAGCTATTCTGCTTGTTTGGTAGGCTGTATCAGCTTGTCGTACTTTTCGGAAATGACAGGCTGGTCCTTGGCGAGACGCTGGACTTAATCTGACGGCTTATCGACTTACCATTCTTTCTTATGCCACTTTCTTTTATACCACTTTCTTATTTCTGTTTCTGATGAAACAACACCTACTCATCTGGGGCCTGTTTCTGCTGCCGGCTCTGGGCATGGCGCAGGCTAACCTGGTGCATGGCGTTAGTGCCCTTACCACGGCTGCTATGCGTAAAAAACTGGCCCATCGTCCTGCTTCCCACGGCAAGAAAGAAGTCAGTTCCGCAGAAGCGCACTCCGGCCTCCTATCTTCAGGGAGCAGCAGCCAGTGAAATCAGTGGGGTAGAGGGTTTTCTGGATGCGGCCTACAAAGCCTACAAAAACCCGCAGGAGCCGAATATATGCGCCAACAGCGCGTTGGTCACGAGCATGATCAACAGCATTGACGCTGCTGAGCCCAAGTGGAATACGGCCCCTTACAAAGCCGAGCTTGCCTTCTACGAGCAGGAGCATAAGCGGCGGCAACAGGCGATTGCCCAGCCAAAGGACAAATAAAAAAGCGGCGGAACCACTGGTTCCGCCGCTTTCGGTTTATAGCTACTCAGGGCTATTAATGGTGGTGTCCGCCTTCGCCGTGCACATGGCCGTGGTCGAGCTCCTCGCGGGTGGCGTCGCGCACGGCGGCTACTTTGCCGTCGAAGTGCATGACCATGCCGGCCAGGGGGTGGTTGAAGTCCATCTTCACCACCTCGTCGCCGATTTCCACGATTTTGCCCTGCATGTGGTTGCCCTGGTTGTCGGCCATGGGCAGGAAGTTGCCTACCTGCAGCATCTCGTTGTCGAGCTGCCCGTCAATTTCGAAGACGTTTTTCGGAATTTCTACCACGGCCTGCTGGTCGTAGTCGCCATAGGCCTGCTCGGGGGAAAGGGAGAAGGTAAACGTGTCGCCGGCCTGCTTGCCGTTGAGCTGGTTCTCGAATTCCTCGGGCAGGCCGCTCTGGCCGAACAGGAAGACCATGGGCGCATCGGCTTCAGCCGATTCTACCAGTACTTTCTCTTGATTCTCGTCGGTTACGCTCAGGTCGTAGGTGATAGTAACGACTTTGTTTTCGCTGATTTGAGCCATGCTGCGGGTGGACGCTGGCGCCCGGGGGATAGAAATGAAGGGTTGGGTTTCGACTAGCTAGTTACGGAAATAGCCCGAAATAGTCGGTGTAACTCCGCTGTTCTGGAGTTACTAAATAGGCTATCAAATGGTTGCGAAATACGCTGGTCGCAAGAGCAGCGTGTTTCGCAACAGGGTTCCAGCATAAGCCCTTCTCCGTTTACTCCTCGTCGCTCCAGATGGCTACGAATGGCTCCTGCTCGCCCACGCGGTAGCCGCGGCGCATGATGTTGGTGTTGGTCTCCAGGGCAATGTTGCCTTCCCGGTCCACGGCAATCAGGCCTTTGTCGCCTCGCAGATCTTCGTCACGCAACTCAATAGCGGCCCGGCAGGCTTCATCTACGGGCAGGCCCTTGTACTTCACCAAGGCGTACACCTCGTGGGCCAGGGCACCGCGCAGGATAATTTCGCCGTCGCCGGTGGCCGACACGGCGCAGGCCTCGTTGCTGGCGTAGGAGCCGCCCCCAATTACCGGGCTGTCGCCCACGCGGCCTTTCAACTGGCCCTCAATGCCGCCGGTGCTGGTGGCCACGGCCAGGTTACCGTCCTGGTCGAGGGCCACGGCACCCACGGTATCTTTCTGGGGGACTTTGGCTTCTTCCTGCATGATTTCCAGCCATTCCTGCTGGGCCTTTTCCGTGATGAAGTAGTGCACGGCTTCGATAGCGAGGCCGTGCTGGAGGGCAAACTCGTCGGCGCCTTCACCGGAGAGGCACACATGCTCGCACTTGTCCATCACGGTGCGGGCCAGGCTAATGGGGTTTTTGACGTAACGCACCCCCGCCACCGCACCGGCCTTAAGCGTTTTGCCATCCATGATGGAGGCGTCCATCTGCACCTCGCCCTGCTTGTTGAGGCTGCTGCCCCGGCCGGCATTGAAATGCTCGTTGTTTTCCATGCTGTTCACGGCCGCTTCCACGGCTTCGAGGGCCGTGCCACCACTGTGCAGCACTTCCCAGCCAGCCTGCAAGGCCTCGTGTAGTCCTTCGCGCTGGGCGGCTTCTTCCTCGGGGCTTAGCTCGCTGGGGTCCATCGTGACGGCGCCCCCGTGAATGACAATGGCGTATTTATTCATCAGACAAGATGCTTTGGGAAGGTAATAGGGCTGAATACGCACATAAAAAAAGCCCCGTTTCTGAGGAAGGGGCTTTTCAGGGTTATTAGCAGACGGGCGCGGAAAACACGTAGTCGTCGGCGCGGAAGGCTGCAATGTGCTCGTTACTGCAGCTCCCAGGCCGTGCGGTAGGCCCCGATGCTTTCCACGTAATCGAGGAAGGCCTTGTAGAACGGGTGCCCGCCCAAGGTAGCCGAGTCGCCTACGATGAGCAGCTTGCGGCGGGCGCGCGTCATGCCCACGTTCATGCGGCGAATGTCGGAGAGGAAGCCGATTTCGCCCTGGGGGTTTGAGCGGGTGAGGGTAATGGCAATGATGTCGCGCTCCTGGCCCTGAAACGAGTCGACGGTGCCGATGCTGAGCATGCGGTGCTCCATCAGGCCCACCAGCTCGTCGTTATCCTCCACGGCATCCTTGAGGTAGTTGATCTGGGCGCGGTAAGGGGCAATGACGCCGATGGTGAGCAAATCCTCGGTGTGGTCGGCCGGGTCGTAGACTTCCAGCAGCTGCGAGAGGCGCTTGAGCAGCAGGTCGGCTTCTTCGGGGTTAGCAATGGAGCGGCTTTCCTCGATGCCCAGCTCCTGGAAGCCGAAGCCGGCCGTGTCCAGAAACTCCACGGCCATATCCGGGGCAAAGCGCAGGTCGTAGGCGGGCAGGTCGGCGTGGGCCACGGTGGGTGCGGCTACCAGCTTGCCCTCGTAGAACTGCTGGGAGCTGAACTCCATGATCTGCTCGTGCATGCGGTACTGCACCTCCAGCATGCGGGCCGTGTCGGGCTGGCGCCGGATGCACTTCTCAAACAGCGTTTCGCGCAAGCCCTGGGCCGCCGCTTTCTCGCTCTTCACGGTGGGCGGCAGCTGCTGATGGTCGCCGGCCAGCACCACGCGGTTGGCCTTGGTGATGGGAATCCAGCAGCCCGGTTCCAAGGCCTGGGCCGCCTCATCAATGAACACGGTTTCGTAGGTGAGGTGGCGAATGGCGCGGTTGCCGGCGCCCACCAACGTGCAGGTAATCACCTGCACCTTCTCCAGCAAATCCTCGGTGATGTAGCGTTCCAAGTTGTCGGAATCCTGGAGCATGAGGTGGGCCTGCTCTTTCAGCAGGCGGCGCTGCTCTCGCTCTTCCCAGCCGAAATGGCGCTTGAACTTGCCGGCTTGCTCGCGGTACTGCTCGGCGGTCTGGCGCATACTTTTCAGCTCAGGGTAGCTCTTGTGCGCCATAATCTGGGCATCGAGCGTGTGCTCCAGCAGCAGGTCCGACACGCGTGAAGGGTTGCCCATCCGAATCACGTTCACCCCGCGCTCGGCCAGCTTTTCAGTGAGCAGGTCCACGGCCGTGTTGCTGGGCGCGCACACCAGCACCCGCCGCTCGCGCCGGATGGTTTCCAGGATGGCCTGCACCAGCGTGGTGGTTTTGCCGGTGCCGGGCGGGCCGTGAATGATGGCTACATCCTGGGCCGCCAGCACGTGGCGTACGGCGGCCAGCTGGCTTTCATTCAGGGGCGAAGGGTAGTACAGGGTAGCTTCCGACTCGGGCTTGTAGCGGGCCGGCTTGGCGCCCAGCAGCACGTCGCGCAGCTCGGCCAGGCGCGAGTCGAAGGCACCCATAACTTTGCCCAGAGCATACTCCATCTCGCGGTAGCTCACCTCGTCGAAGGTCAGGTCCACGCCCAGCTTGCCTTCCTCCACCCAGTCGGGCAAATCCTCCTTGGTGGTGGCCAGCAGGATTTTGTTGCGCTTTACGCTGGTGATGACGCCGTTGAGCGTGGGCCGGTCGGAGCCCGAGCGGCCGGGGATGTTGCCGAACAAAGCCGCGTTTTTGCCCACCTGAAACAGGTGCAGCCCGGCCTGGCCCGAGGGGCGCTCCAGCTCAATGACGAGCTTGCCGCCGAAGCCAATGTCTTCCTTCGTGATTTTGACCGGGTACCAGGTAAGGCCCCGCTTCTGGCGCTCGGCAATGGTAGCCTGGGCGTTCTTGATTTTGAATTGTTCGAGGTCCTCCTGCTGCTCGAGCTTCATGAGGGCCTGCACCTTGCGCAGCTCTTTCTCGATGGCGTAAGGGTCGGTATAGGTAGGTTGTTCAGCCAACTGGTTGGGTTCTTTTGCGAATCGTTGATAACAACGAAAGCGGGGAAAAGGTGGCCGAAGGTCGGGAGGAATTTGGGAACGGGCCGCCAGTAGGCGTTAGGCAGGAAGTGTCTTTATATAGTTTTCCAGTTCATCGTAGATGCTTACCTCTACTCCTGGATGCATAATTAGGATGCCTGTAGCTCGATGCTGCGCAGCATCAAGAGAATCTACTTCAATACGTGGCGATTTAGTTGTGCCACCATGATTTTGGAAACGGGTCGTGCAGTCCTGCATCAATACAATGCCGGTGGCCGCTTCGCAGACTAGCAGATAGTACTTCATGTATTTTCCTGAAATCCTTGTGGGTACCAGATACCCAGCCAAGACGGGGAATTCATATTTGGCAATACGTGGTTCGCATCAAGCGTTCTGACGTCAATATTCTCAGCATACCGAAGTATATCCGGCAGAGAAGCGCCTCGAAATACTTTCTTCCGAAGAATAGATAGTGCATCATCCAGCGTCCAGGCCGTTACACCGTAGCATTGTTTGAAGCCTGAAGTGGTTGGCAAAAATTCAATCCAGTAGCGTTTCAGCAGAGCTTTGTTAGATATCGTGCGTCCTGTATTCATACCATCTATATTCAGCTAGTTATGATTGATGAATTTGGTGTAACACCGCTGAACTTTACCATCAGAGCCAAACACGAACAGATATTGAATTGACTGGTCGAACGTCGAAAGAATATTGCGCAGGCCCGGCCCACCGTTCTGGTTGTCGCTGATTTCTGCGAGTAACATATTGTTGGCCAGACGGGAGAATAGAACAACCACGCATCCTTCCTCCGTGCCGGAGGCAGTCGTAAGGCGGGCTGTCAGCTTTGAAAAATACGGCTTGTGATACGACGACCTGTCTACGGCAGTCAATGAATCCACCAACCGACGCTTCTGCTGGGAACTGGTGTAGCCCCACTGTTGGCCGAGCTCTTCCAGAAAATATAGCGGCGGTATGTGAACAACGTTATCAAAGACGGCTACGCAGCGGCTTGCGCCCTGCAAACGGCAAAAAATTGAGTCGGAGGTGATGTGCCGAAAGGCTTGCTGGTACAGCTGACGAGGTGAAGCGGGTTGCCCATAGCTACGCAGGGGCAGTAACAGCGCAAAAACCAGAAGTAGCTTCATCGAAGAATGGGACCTTTTACGCACCAGCGGCACGCTTGCCAAATTGCGCATAATTTACTTGGCAACGTACCCCGCAAAGCCCGTAGCTTAGGGCGCACCTTCAGCTTTTCTGGTCATGCCGTACCGTATTGCCGCCGAAACAACCGACGAGCTGCTGCTGCTGCCGGTTCCTGTGAAGACGGGCTGCGTGCGTGGGCTATTCAGTGGCTTCGGACTGCTGGCAGTGCTGATAGGCGGCGGCCTGCTGTTCGCCCGGCGCGGCAGCGCCCTCGATGCCGATACCCTGATTGCCGGTACGCTAGCGTATGTTGGGCTGGGCTTTCTGCTGCTGGGTATTTTCCTGAACGTTAAGCAGCGCCCGGCCCTGGCGGCGCTGGTATTCGACCGACGGCTGGGGGCAGTGCGGGTACGCGGCCGGGAAGGCGAGCCAGCGGAAGTCTACCTCGCCTACGCTGATATTGCGGATCTGCGGGTACACACCCATGCCGAAACCCACTCCTCCTCCAACAGCACTTATACCTGGAAAACCTACACCTACCACGTAGTGATGCAGCTCCATGATGGGGGGCGCTGGTACCTCACGCGGGAAAATGCCCAGGAAGTGGCCGAAGTTCAGCTCCGCCAGCTGGTAGCTGCCGTAGCCGCGGCCGAGCCCGGGGTGGCCTTGCTGCCCCCGCCGCAGTTGCCCCCGCAGGTGGAGCATAGTACCCAGACTGGCCTCACAACCATCCGCTGGCGCAATGAGCTGGCTGGCCGGCAGGTGCTGGGCTGGCTGGTAGTTCTGGTTTTTTTTGGCGGCGCGCTTGGTCTGTTTTTTCTGGTGGCCCGGGCCGTGATGGTGCCGGCGGCCTTTGCATATGCCGTCCTGGCGTTCATTGCGCTGGTTTTCCTGGTCATTATGGGCAGCCAGGCCCGGCAGATGTGGCTGGATTACCATCGGCGCTACGGCCTGGTGTTCAGCCCGGCCGCCGTGGCCTATGTAGAGGCGGCCCGCGCCACCGACCAGCTTATCGAGCACCAGGTTATTCCGCTGGCAGATTGGTACGGGCTCAGCTGTTCCCTCAACGATGCGGAGGCGGGCGAAGAGGCGGTACTACTACTGACCCGCGCCGCCCACGCGCAGTATCTACACCAGCAGAATGCGGAACTTTCGCTCAAGGAAATCATGAACTTTCTCACGACCAGAAACCAGGCCCGGCGCCTGTATTTCAGCCGCTTCAATCCCGCGCAACGGCTGGCCGTCGTCAACTGGGTACGGGCTGAGGTGCAACGGCAGCGGGCCGCTAGCGCCTGAAGTGGAGCACAGCAATACAAGCCAATAAGGCAATGCTCAAACTATACTATTTGCCTCACCGCTTGTTTGTACTGTAAGCCGATGAGAATAAGCGTGTCGGTATAGTACGAGAAATAGCTTTATAATTGATTTACAGAAAGCTATTGGAGTTTCACCACAATCTTTTTATTTGTCGTGTCAATATCAATCCAATCCATCGATTTATTGCTTGGTATACAATCAAGTATAGATGAGTTTTTGGCGTATCTCCTTAACGAGTATTTACCGAATCTGATAGTCATTTCGTACGTGTCCTGTCCATCTTTACCAAGCCAGGCTGTAGTTATAATTCGTCTGGTATCGTTTACACTCTTTTTGCTGAGCTGATTTTCAAAGTATGGCTCCCAGGAAACTCCGTCGCACCAGAAACCTCTTACATCTTCTCGGCTAGAATTCGCAAACGTTTCTCCCAAGTGGTATTCGAGATGAACGCAGAATTTCTCGTTAAAAGGACTGTAGGTATTTTCTGCTTCTTCTCGCATTGTCAGTTATCATCTCAAAGTATAAGATATACTCCTCAAGCCGCTGATAGAGCAGGGAATTTGCCCTATCAGCAGTTTGATAGTGTAGACTCGACTCACGTAAACTGCTCCACTAGCTCCGGCCACTGCGGAAACTCATGTGTCAGCGCCGCCCGGTCCGCCAACTCGAAGTCAACGAAATCGAAGCCGGGAGCCACGGTGCAGCTGACCAGCGCGTAGCCGGTGCTGCGTGGCAGGTGGGCCGCAAACCACGTATTGGCCGGAATAGCAGCCTGGGGCAATTCACCGTTTGCGAAGTTGCTGCCAAGTACGATGCGGGTGGGTTGCCCATGCGTCAGCAGAATGATTTCCAGCGCCTGCCCCTGGTGGAAAAACCACAGCTCATCGGACTTGATGCGGTGAAAGTGCGACTTGTCCTCGTTTTCGAGCAGGTAGTAGATGGCCGTGCTGACGTGGCGGGTTTGGCCCTCCGCTGTTTCCATAGTTTGGGCCGAACGGTAAGTTTCCCGGTAGTAGCCGCCTTCGGGGTGGGGCAGCAATTGCAGGCGGTGGATGATGTTCTGGGCGGTCATGGGAGAGTAGGCTGAAGAGAAGAAAGTGAGGCTTACTCGCTTTGAGTGAACTCGCCGATGTGCCAGAGGATACCGGAAGGGTCGTACACAAAACCTTCCTTGCCCCAGGGCTCCTGCCGGATGGGCACCACCCGCACCCCCGCGAACTGGCCCGGCAAATCCAGCGCCGCCAGCTCCTGCCAGTACTGCTCCACATCTTCGGCCTCCAGAAATAGCATGGTATTGCCAACCCAGTCTGCCACGTAGTAGTCCTGCAGGTAAAAGCCCACCCCCTGCCGCGCGAAATACGACATGGCCGGCGACAGCACCGTTTCGGTGAAGCCAAAGGCGCGGTAGAAGCTGCGCGAAACCGCATAGTCACGGGCGCCGATGAAAGGCCGAAGGGAGCGGATTTGCGAAGTCATGTTATGGCGTAGGAGTTTGGGGCAGGCTTTGCGGAAAACGACCAGCAGAACCGGAAGCCAATATGGGGGTTATCGGTCAATTCAGCCGCTGGCCAGAAGTACAAAAACCCGGCACTGCTGCCGGGCTTTTGTACTTCAGAACTATAGATTCTACAGCTTGAATATGGTTTTGAGTCCTTCCTTTAGTGGGGTAGGTGGGCGTCCCAGCCAGTCCGACAAATCGGGGCTGATGGTGTCTTCCTGACCGTTCTTGATGTCGGTAAGAAAGCCATTGATGCGCTGGATGGCTCCGTCGGGCAGGCCCTGGGCTTGCAGATGGACAGCAAAGGCTTCCTGCCCGATGGCGTGGTATTCCACCGGCCGGCCGGATAACTCGCTCAGCGCCACGGCCACATCGGCAAAGGAGTAGGTTGCGTCGCCGGTGAACGTGAAGATGCGGTTGTCGCAGCGGCTGTCGGCCAGCACGTTGGCAATGGCCTCGCCCATGTCGCGGCGGAGGGCAAACGACACGCGGCCCTGGCCGGCGGGCAGCCGGATGCCTGTCTCAAACACTTGCGGCCCCACAAACTGCGGCAGCGTGTCCATATACAGGATGTTGCGGAACAGAATGTAGGGCACTCCACTGGCCTGGATATAGTCCTCCGTCTGGAAGTGGCGCACCATCAGTTGGTTGACCAGCGTATCAGGGTTTTTCAGGGCCCGGCTGGTGTAGGCCAGGCACCCAACGCCGGCTTTCTGGGCGGCATCCACTACGTTGTAGTGCTGTTGCAGGCCATCATCGTCGCCACCGCCCGAGACGAGCAGTACCTTGGTAACGCCCTGCATAGCCTGGTCGAGGGAGGCTGGGTCGTTGTAGTCGCCCACCCGGATGTGCACGCCTTGCGCCTTCAGGCCGGCGGCTTTGGCTTCGTCGCGCACCAGGCCGGCCACCTGCCCCGGGGCAGTTAGTTGCAGCAGCCGCTCAATCACCGCCGACCCAATATGGCCGGTAGCACCCGTTATCAGAATCATACGAAAAGGGAAATAAGGAAGAGAAACACTGCCTGCGCCGGCCGGTAGTTGCCGGAATTAGCTACTCCAGATCCGGCCGGAAGCAGGTGCTGCAAAGGTGGCCTGCCTTCAAGCCCCCTACCAGAGCGAAAGGGCGGGAAGGTTGGGCAAAAAGGCGGGAAGGGCAGCTGGCAAGTGTCAGTAGAAACGGGTTGTTGCTATAAAAACGTCATGCTGAGCGAAGGCGCAGCCGCAGTCGAAGCATCTCTACTGCTGACTAATTATTAGCATTGCAACGAAGCGGTAGATATGCTTCGGCTGCGCTCAGCATGACGTTCCTGTATCCTGTAAAACCTACCCCGCCTGCTTGTAGGCCGTGGGAGAGAGGCCGAGGCTGTTGCGGAAAAACCGGCTGAAGGCTGATTGGTCGGGGAAGTGCAGCAGATCGGCTACCTGGGCCACGCTGAGCTGCCCGTGTTGCAGCAGGGCCTTGGCTTCCAGCATCACGGCTTCCTCAATCCACTCGCCGGCCGTTTTACCGGTCGTTTGCTTCAGGGTGTCGGTAAGGTGCTTGGGCGTGATGCACAGCTGGTCGGCGTAGAACTGCACGTTGCGCTTGGTGGTGCTGTGCGCGTTTACCAGGTGCTTGAACTCGGCGGTGAGCAGCTGGCTGCGGGTTTGGCTGGCTTGCCGCGCCGCGTGTTGCTGGTCGTAGAGGCCCACTACCTCGTAGAGCAAGCTGTTGATCAGGCTCTTGATAACCTGGTTGCGGTAGGGGTGAGGTGCTTCGAATTTCTGCTGGAGCAGGCGCAACGAGGCCGTAATGCTGGCCGCTTCCGCCGGGCCCAGCGGCAGCACGTGGCGGGTGGCATTTTCCAGAAACTGGAAGTTGTCGATGGGAATGTGGTTGTGGGTGGTGATGAACTCGGGCGTGAAAAAAACCGACAAACTGTCGTGGTCCGGCGAAAAGGAAGTCCACTGCTTGATAATGTGCGGGGTGATGATCATCAGGCTGCCGGGCTCGATGCGGTAGGTTTCCAGATTGGCCTTCAGCTCCGCCGTGCCGCGCAGGCAAATCCCGA belongs to Hymenobacter sp. J193 and includes:
- a CDS encoding isoaspartyl peptidase/L-asparaginase family protein — protein: MNKYAIVIHGGAVTMDPSELSPEEEAAQREGLHEALQAGWEVLHSGGTALEAVEAAVNSMENNEHFNAGRGSSLNKQGEVQMDASIMDGKTLKAGAVAGVRYVKNPISLARTVMDKCEHVCLSGEGADEFALQHGLAIEAVHYFITEKAQQEWLEIMQEEAKVPQKDTVGAVALDQDGNLAVATSTGGIEGQLKGRVGDSPVIGGGSYASNEACAVSATGDGEIILRGALAHEVYALVKYKGLPVDEACRAAIELRDEDLRGDKGLIAVDREGNIALETNTNIMRRGYRVGEQEPFVAIWSDEE
- a CDS encoding AAA domain-containing protein; this encodes MAEQPTYTDPYAIEKELRKVQALMKLEQQEDLEQFKIKNAQATIAERQKRGLTWYPVKITKEDIGFGGKLVIELERPSGQAGLHLFQVGKNAALFGNIPGRSGSDRPTLNGVITSVKRNKILLATTKEDLPDWVEEGKLGVDLTFDEVSYREMEYALGKVMGAFDSRLAELRDVLLGAKPARYKPESEATLYYPSPLNESQLAAVRHVLAAQDVAIIHGPPGTGKTTTLVQAILETIRRERRVLVCAPSNTAVDLLTEKLAERGVNVIRMGNPSRVSDLLLEHTLDAQIMAHKSYPELKSMRQTAEQYREQAGKFKRHFGWEEREQRRLLKEQAHLMLQDSDNLERYITEDLLEKVQVITCTLVGAGNRAIRHLTYETVFIDEAAQALEPGCWIPITKANRVVLAGDHQQLPPTVKSEKAAAQGLRETLFEKCIRRQPDTARMLEVQYRMHEQIMEFSSQQFYEGKLVAAPTVAHADLPAYDLRFAPDMAVEFLDTAGFGFQELGIEESRSIANPEEADLLLKRLSQLLEVYDPADHTEDLLTIGVIAPYRAQINYLKDAVEDNDELVGLMEHRMLSIGTVDSFQGQERDIIAITLTRSNPQGEIGFLSDIRRMNVGMTRARRKLLIVGDSATLGGHPFYKAFLDYVESIGAYRTAWELQ
- a CDS encoding glyoxalase, whose product is MTSQIRSLRPFIGARDYAVSRSFYRAFGFTETVLSPAMSYFARQGVGFYLQDYYVADWVGNTMLFLEAEDVEQYWQELAALDLPGQFAGVRVVPIRQEPWGKEGFVYDPSGILWHIGEFTQSE
- a CDS encoding peptidylprolyl isomerase; amino-acid sequence: MAQISENKVVTITYDLSVTDENQEKVLVESAEADAPMVFLFGQSGLPEEFENQLNGKQAGDTFTFSLSPEQAYGDYDQQAVVEIPKNVFEIDGQLDNEMLQVGNFLPMADNQGNHMQGKIVEIGDEVVKMDFNHPLAGMVMHFDGKVAAVRDATREELDHGHVHGEGGHHH
- a CDS encoding cupin domain-containing protein — translated: MTAQNIIHRLQLLPHPEGGYYRETYRSAQTMETAEGQTRHVSTAIYYLLENEDKSHFHRIKSDELWFFHQGQALEIILLTHGQPTRIVLGSNFANGELPQAAIPANTWFAAHLPRSTGYALVSCTVAPGFDFVDFELADRAALTHEFPQWPELVEQFT
- a CDS encoding SDR family oxidoreductase, whose translation is MILITGATGHIGSAVIERLLQLTAPGQVAGLVRDEAKAAGLKAQGVHIRVGDYNDPASLDQAMQGVTKVLLVSGGGDDDGLQQHYNVVDAAQKAGVGCLAYTSRALKNPDTLVNQLMVRHFQTEDYIQASGVPYILFRNILYMDTLPQFVGPQVFETGIRLPAGQGRVSFALRRDMGEAIANVLADSRCDNRIFTFTGDATYSFADVAVALSELSGRPVEYHAIGQEAFAVHLQAQGLPDGAIQRINGFLTDIKNGQEDTISPDLSDWLGRPPTPLKEGLKTIFKL
- a CDS encoding AraC family transcriptional regulator, yielding MSNLIPTYRLQSFSRPEEEPAEVFFLDERSHTSGPPLGVPYRGNYYKIGICLRGTAELKANLETYRIEPGSLMIITPHIIKQWTSFSPDHDSLSVFFTPEFITTHNHIPIDNFQFLENATRHVLPLGPAEAASITASLRLLQQKFEAPHPYRNQVIKSLINSLLYEVVGLYDQQHAARQASQTRSQLLTAEFKHLVNAHSTTKRNVQFYADQLCITPKHLTDTLKQTTGKTAGEWIEEAVMLEAKALLQHGQLSVAQVADLLHFPDQSAFSRFFRNSLGLSPTAYKQAG